One Notolabrus celidotus isolate fNotCel1 chromosome 16, fNotCel1.pri, whole genome shotgun sequence DNA window includes the following coding sequences:
- the LOC117828359 gene encoding cilia- and flagella-associated protein 57-like → MQDQEKSMQDLEKSMQDQEKAMKDLEKFMKDQEKAMKEEHSMERELWLLEIEEKDNHIHSLKEEVRISEKQKQSLKKENDTLKEKYKHISSERSEDLKKQAVLNEKQILIKQVLRESSQKLVDEARSDCVRRLKKQKQEDDKEMQRMLADRDRSWEEKMMKTESLHKEQVVQLQEQFDQLQEQREKTIRAEQEEMLANARREVIRLNYILEEERSEAQSTLKSKCNEFFRKCSEMQEEKKQFQAKTRDCLRLTDKVAGLKKDLARSDQIIATKEKIIQDLKKDKIGIVKMLQDEEKTVSLLQGLSKAKENTFKETVEKYQTEASLRKENENLLKIAKREIFNLRQTLKNLRLKDNNETVQNKRQKEETIALKKFVKDVKNDIHACKEDFSDPKKLKKRIITLQKRYINGQDILEKNEDTIFDLKQATIGFESESRHFKHALQYKDKIIRDLKKKLESLHIKNQLNNSCLVKEYNEQCAEIEQYDQRQKEDEAKISQLSARQPRVKKKDLIQVPVPLFLARQQPKKELAQSKQKVVKVEPKKSKPAKFVSFVRKIFRGNKVTPLKEEPAPIQQDATDPPRPPSSESSSSRASAPPGQRP, encoded by the coding sequence ATGCAGGACCAGGAAAAATCTATGCAGGACCTGGAAAAATCTATGCAGGACCAGGAAAAAGCTATGAAGGACCTGGAAAAATTTATGAAGGACCAGGAAAAAGCTATGAAGGAGGAACACAGCATGGAGAGAGAGTTGTGGCTTCTAGAGATAGAGGAAAAGGACAACCACATCCACTCTCTAAAAGAGGAAGTCAGGATTTCCGAGAAGCAGAAGCAAAGCCTGAAGAAAGAGAACGATACGCTGAAGGAGAAGTACAAGCACATCAGCAGTGAGAGGAGTGAAGATCTGAAGAAACAGGCTGTtctgaatgaaaaacagatcTTGATCAAACAAGTCCTCAGAGAAAGTTCACAGAAGCTGGTGGATGAAGCTCGCAGTGACTGTGTTAGAAGGCTGAAAAAGCAGAAGCAGGAGGATGATAAAGAAATGCAGCGCATGCTGGCAGACCGGGACAGAAGCTGGGAGGAGAAGATGATGAAAACAGAGTCTCTGCACAAAGAGCAGGTTGTCCAGTTACAGGAGCAGTTCGATCagttacaggagcagagagaaaaaaccaTAAGGGCAGAACAGGAGGAGATGTTGGCAAATGCTCGTCGCGAAGTGATTCGCCTCAACTACATACTCGAAGAAGAAAGATCAGAAGCTCAGAGCACATTGAAGAGTAAATGTAATGAGTTCTTTAGGAAATGCAGTGAAatgcaggaggagaaaaagcAGTTTCAAGCAAAAACTAGAGACTGTTTAAGGTTGACAGATAAGGTGgcaggtttaaaaaaagatttggcTCGTAGTGATCAAATCATCGCAACCAAGGAAAAAATTATACAGGACCTAAAGAAGGATAAAATAGGAATTGTGAAAATGCTGCAGGACGAAGAGAAAACAGTTTCTTTACTGCAAGGTTTGTCCAAGGCTAAAGAGAACACATTTAAGGAAACGGTGGAAAAATACCAAACGGAAGCCTCCCTCAGAAAAGAGAACGAAAACCTCCTCAAAATTGCCAAAAGAGAAATCTTCAACCTGAGGCAAACTTTGAAAAACCTTAGGCTAAAAGACAATAACGAAACAGTCCAGAACAAAAGGCAGAAAGAAGAGACCATCGCCCTGAAGAAATTTGTGAAGGACGTCAAAAATGACATCCATGCATGCAAGGAGGACTTCAGCGACCCCaagaagctgaagaagagaATCATTACTCTCCAAAAACGCTACATCAATGGGCAAGACATACTGGAGAAGAACGAAGACACGATTTTTGACCTGAAGCAGGCAACAATTGGTTTTGAAAGTGAGTCTCGACATTTTAAACACGCGCTGCAGTACAAGGACAAGATCATTCGTGATTTAAAGAAGAAGCTGGAAAGTCTACACATAAAAAATCAGCTCAATAACAGCTGCCTGGTCAAGGAATACAATGAACAGTGTGCAGAGATCGAGCAATACGATCAGAGGCAAAAGGAAGATGAAGCTAAGATCAGTCAGCTGAGTGCCAGACAACCTCGGGTGAAGAAGAAGGACTTGATCCAAGTACCCGTTCCCCTCTTTCTAGCCCGCCAGCAACCAAAAAAGGAGTTGGCTCAGAGTAAGCAGAAGGTGGTTAAGGTCGAACCCAAAAAGTCGAAGCCAGCGAAGTTCGTGTCATTTGTGAGAAAGATTTTTAGAGGAAACAAAGTGACTCCACTTAAAGAGGAACCAGCACCCATCCAACAGGACGCCACGGACCCACCACGACCCCCAAGCTCAGAGTCCTCTTCCTCCAGAGCCTCTGCCCCCCCGGGACAAAGACCGTGA